A single region of the Triticum dicoccoides isolate Atlit2015 ecotype Zavitan chromosome 2B, WEW_v2.0, whole genome shotgun sequence genome encodes:
- the LOC119368608 gene encoding receptor-like protein 13 has protein sequence MGIIVFDTICVVAAHASFVLWLLRGGEGCSTGHPIFSGLVGLAKLRYLDLSFTWLGGGFPEFIGKIVCLEVLALRYSNLNGSLPAGAVENLRNLRELIMSMNSFNGNLPASLFALPQLKILDLSYNKFDGHIPIGSFSGPISLEVLDLRFNSLNGTLPVTAFKGHNQFSGSLPVPLFALPHLKSLDLSHNNFEGHFPISLSSEPVPLEVLHLEYNKLSGALPAEQDFVSLQNLRELYLSSNQFSGNIPSFLFSLPHIEQLDLSENSLGGSIPINPSSNLSLSLKSLRFSQNNLSGRLSFISLQSLTKLEEIDLSDNANLVVHVNIPGWTPMFQLKQLLLSGCDLDKSIIAEPHFLRTQHRLELLDLSNNNLSGAMPNWLFTEEATLKYLLLGNNSLTGSLNPIWLPQSFLEIIEIQMNHITGQLPINISSLFPSLSILDFSSNNLSGHIPPSLCEMTHMLILDLSNNKLSGEVPACVFSSHQELYVFRVSNNKLGGLIFAGVNSRITTYQLYMDRNKFEGTIPHNLSGDFSVMDLHDNNLSGRLDASLWNLSSLAVLNLAGNRITGEIHQKICGISEIRLLDLSSNNLTGSLPNCSFIELQFLNLSGNSLSGDFSYTLFNTSNMISLDIRHNQFTGNLHWLGYLDNIRLLSLGRNKFEGQITPNLCKLLYLRIIDLSHNMLSGSLPSCIGNISFKGDIDDQIFHSVDWFTTYSYHTSYDLRDFTFATKGNLYTYGRSFFVSMSGIDLSVNMLDGEIPWELGNLSHIKSLNLSNNLFVGPIPMTFGDMEEIESLDLSHNKLSGPIPWQLDQLSSLGAFSVAYNNLSGCIPNYGQLSSFSMDSYLPNTNLHNITQENTCAAPGPDPATGKDAGETQSDPVLYVVTAAAFVLAFWATIGFSFFYPYGRSVMLKL, from the exons ATGGGGATCATTGTCTTTGATACTATTTGTGTTGTTGCAGCCCATGCTTCATTCGTCCTCTGGCTGCTTCGTGGAGGAGAGGGCTGCTCTACTGGACATCCGATCTTCTCTG GTTTAGTTGGGCTAGCCAAGCTTCGATATCTCGACCTCAGTTTCACTTGGTTGGGAGGGGGTTTTCCGGAATTTATCGGGAAAATTGTTTGTCTGGAAGTCTTGGCTCTCCGCTATAGCAACCTGAACGGAAGCCTTCCAGCCGGAG CGGTTGAAAATCTTCGAAACTTGCGAGAATTGATTATGTCTATGAATAGCTTCAACGGAAACCTCCCAGCTTCGCTATTCGCACTTCCTCAGCTAAAGATCCTAGATCTCTCCTATAATAAATTTGATGGGCATATTCCCATAGGCTCATTCTCAGGACCAATTTCACTTGAAGTCCTAGATCTACGTTTCAATTCCCTCAACGGAACTCTCCCGGTTACAG CTTTTAAGGGTCACAACCAGTTTAGTGGATCTCTCCCTGTGCCATTATTTGCACTTCCTCATCTGAAGTCCCTAGATCTCTCACATAACAACTTTGAGGGACATTTTCCTATTAGTTTGTCTTCAGAACCAGTTCCGCTTGAAGTGTTACATCTGGAGTATAATAAGTTGAGTGGAGCTCTTCCTGCTGAACAAG ATTTTGTAAGTCTTCAGAACCTACGAGAGTTGTATTTGAGTTCAAACCAATTCAGCGGAAACATTCCATCATTCTTGTTTTCACTTCCACATATTGAACAACTAGACCTCTCAGAAAATTCCCTTGGAGGATCAATTCCGATAAATCCGTCGTCAAATCTTTCATTGTCGCTTAAGAGTCTTCGGTTTTCTCAAAACAATTTGAGTGGTAGACTTTCTTTCATTTCGCTTCAAAGCCTCACAAAACTCGAAGAGATAGACCTTTCAGACAATGCAAATCTAGTTGTCCATGTCAATATTCCTGGATGGACACCTATGTTCCAATTGAAACAGTTACTGCTCTCTGGGTGTGACCTTGACAAGAGCATTATTGCAGAACCACATTTTTTACGCACACAACATCGTCTAGAGTTGCTTGATTTGTCCAACAATAATTTGTCAGGTGCCATGCCCAATTGGTTGTTTACTGAGGAAGCAACACTGAAGTATCTGCTTCTTGGAAATAACTCGCTAACTGGGTCGCTGAACCCAATATGGCTTCCCCAATCTTTTCTCGAGATTATTGAAATACAGATGAACCATATTACGGGACAATTGCCGATCAACATCAGCTCGTTGTTTCCAAGTTTGAGTATTCTAGATTTTTCTAGTAACAACCTCTCTGGGCACATACCACCATCGTTGTGCGAGATGACGCACATGTTGATTTTAGACTTATCAAACAACAAACTTTCTGGGGAAGTTCCAGCTTGTGTGTTCTCTAGTCATCAAGAACTGTACGTTTTCAGGGTCTCAAACAACAAACTTGGTGGTCTGATTTTTGCTGGGGTTAACAGTCGGATCACAACATATCAATTGTACATGGATAGGAACAAATTTGAAGGAACAATACCCCATAATCTGTCAGGTGATTTCAGTGTCATGGATTTGCATGATAACAACCTATCTGGAAGACTTGACGCTTCATTGTGGAATCTATCTTCTTTGGCCGTCTTGAATCTTGCTGGCAACCGTATAACAGGTGAAATTCATCAGAAAATTTGTGGAATCTCAGAAATTCGCCTTTTAGATCTATCAAGCAATAACCTTACAGGGTCTCTACCGAACTGCAGCTTTATAGAACTCCAGTTTCTTAACCTGTCGGGAAACTCCTTATCTGGCGATTTTTCTTACACCCTTTTCAACACATCAAATATGATTTCTTTGGATATCAGACATAATCAGTTCACTGGCAATCTACATTGGCTAGGTTATCTTGATAACATTAGGCTACTTTCCTTGGGCAGAAATAAGTTTGAAGGGCAGATTACTCCAAACCTGTGCAAACTTTTGTACTTGAGGATAATTGATTTGTCACACAACATGCTTTCAGGTTCGTTACCATCATGTATTGGTAACATCTCTTTCAAAGGTGACATAGATGATCAAATTTTCCACTCGGTCGATTGGTTTACAACTTACTCTTATCACACTTCTTATGACCTAAGGGATTTCACCTTTGCTACCAAAGGTAATCTCTACACATATGGGCGAAGCTTCTTTGTTTCCATGTCGGGGATTGACCTGTCCGTAAACATGctggatggagaaattccttgggaGCTTGGAAATCTGAGCCATATCAAATCCCTGAACCTGTCCAACAATTTATTTGTTGGTCCAATCCCAATGACCTTTGGCGACATGGAGGAGATAGAAAGCTTGGACCTCTCCCACAACAAGCTGAGTGGACCAATACCTTGGCAGTTAGATCAATTATCATCATTGGGGGCGTTCTCTGTGGCATACAACAACTTGTCAGGATGCATACCAAACTATGGACAGCTCAGCTCATTCAGCATGGACAGCTACCTACCCAACACCAACCTTCACAACATTACTCAGGAGAATACTTGTGCTGCTCCTGGTCCAGATCCTGCTACGGGGAAAGATGCAGGAGAGACGCAGAGTGACCCAGTTCTATACGTGGTCACGGCCGCCGCTTTTGTGTTGGCATTTTGGGCCACCATTGGGTTCTCATTTTTTTATCCTTACGGAAGATCTGTAATGCTCAAGCTGTAG